In Aphelocoma coerulescens isolate FSJ_1873_10779 chromosome 3, UR_Acoe_1.0, whole genome shotgun sequence, a single window of DNA contains:
- the CYP39A1 gene encoding 24-hydroxycholesterol 7-alpha-hydroxylase isoform X4: MLLRGDQQVWNCQFNLRSVSLLLRHWTHISDRKLCTALLVSLAMSLAAWLAFQQLVQSPRIWAQQHLSFLRNPSSPPCIRSWIPWFGAAFQFGKAPLEFIEQARNKHGPVFTIFALGKRFTFVTEEEGTEAFFKSEDLNFEQAVQQAVKNAVSVPAEAFYQNHGNLYSMMKGKMSPSNLHLFSGTLCKELHEHMAHLGTEGTGNLNDLVRHVMYPAVVNTLFGKGVCPTSQSEITEFEEHFWKYDEDFEYASQMPECFLRNWSKSKKWLLKLFEKVVLDAERTNPSETASKTLLQHLLDNLQGKHLAPNYGLLMLWAAQANAVPVAFWTLAFILSNPTIYKKVMEDLASVFGKAGKDKLEVSEEDLKKIPFIKWCTLEAIRLRSPGAITKKVINPIRIKNFTIPAGDMLMLSPYWLHRNPKYFPDPEMFKPDRWKEANLEKNAFLDSFVAFGGGKHQCPGRWFAIMEIQLFVVLFLYKYEFVLLDAVPKESPLHLVGTQQPMAPLGVQYKCRE, encoded by the exons ATGCTTTTAAG AGGTGACCAGCAGGTTTGGAATTGTCAGTTCAACCTCAGAAGTGTTTCTCTGCTCCTCAGACACTGGACACACATCTCAGACAG aaaGCTCTGCACTGCTTTGCTAGTGTCCTTGGCCATGTCCCTGGCTGCCTGGCTGGCCTTCCAGCAATTGGTGCAAAGTCCAAGGATTTGGGCACAGCAACATCTAAGTTTT CTGAGAAACCCGAGCTCCCCTCCTTGCATCAGGAGCTGGATCCCTTGGTTTGGAGCTGCGTTTCAGTTCGGGAAAGCTCCTCTGGAGTTTATAGAGCAAGCCAGAAACAAG CATGGACCTGTGTTCACAATATTCGCTCTGGGAAAACGGTTCACTTTTGTGACTGAGGAAGAAGGAACTGaagcattttttaaatctgaagACTTAAATTTTGAACAGGCAGTACAACAAGCTGTCAAGAATGCAG tgtctgtccctgcagaggCATTTTATCAGAACCATGGTAACCTCTACAGCATGATGAAGGGGAAAATGAGTCCCTCTAATCTGCACCTGTTCTCGGGCACTTTGTGTAAGGAGCTCCATGAGCACatggctcacctgggcacagagggcacagGCAACCTCAATGACCTGGTAAG GCATGTCATGTATCCAGCAGTGGTGAACACCCTGTTTGGGAAAGGCGTCTGCCCAACCAGTCAGAGTGAAATCACGGAGTTTGAAGAGCATTTTTGGAAGTATGATGAGGACTTCGAATACGCGTCTCAGATGCCCGAGTGCTTCCTGAG GAACTGGTCAAAATCCAAAAAATGGCTTCTAAAATTATTTGAGAAAGTAGTGTTGGATGCTGAAAGGACCAACCCTTCAGAGACTGCATCCAAG acaCTTCTACAACATCTCCTGGATAATTTGCAAGGAAAACATCTAGCTCCCAATTATGGTCTCCTGATGCTCTGGGCTGCCCAAGCAAATGCTGTCCCC GTTGCATTTTGGACCCTTGCTTTCATACTCTCTAATCCTACCATTTACAAGAAAGTCATGGAAGACTTGGCTTCTGTTTTTGGCAAAGCAG GTAAAGATAAACTGGAAGTCTCTGAGGAGGACCTGAAGAAGATCCCTTTCATTAAATGGTGCACTTTGGAAGCCATACGGCTGAGGTCTCCAGGTGCAATCACCAAGAAAGTCATAAACCCAATTAGAATTAAG aaTTTCACCATCCCTGCAGGTGACATGCTGATGTTGTCACCATATTGGTTGCACCGGaatccaaaatattttcctgaccCAGAAATGTTCAAACCT GATCGTTGGAAAGAGGCAAATTTAGAGAAGAATGCTTTCTTGGACAGCTTTGTGGCATTTGGAGGAGGGAAGCATCAGTGTCCAGGAAG ATGGTTTGCAATCATGGAAATCCAGCTGTTCGTTGTGCTGTTCCTGTACAAGTATGAATTTGTGCTGTTGGATGCAGTGCCAAAGGAG aGCCCTTTACATTTGGTGGGGACACAGCAACCCATGGCACCATTAGGGGTCCAGTATAAATGCCGGGAATGA
- the CYP39A1 gene encoding 24-hydroxycholesterol 7-alpha-hydroxylase isoform X3: MTDAPAPFSLLAEDHLPQSAGSISLMQPRVLLNAEKKLEQVILEVLSKLLFYAFKTLDTHLRQLRNPSSPPCIRSWIPWFGAAFQFGKAPLEFIEQARNKHGPVFTIFALGKRFTFVTEEEGTEAFFKSEDLNFEQAVQQAVKNAVSVPAEAFYQNHGNLYSMMKGKMSPSNLHLFSGTLCKELHEHMAHLGTEGTGNLNDLVRHVMYPAVVNTLFGKGVCPTSQSEITEFEEHFWKYDEDFEYASQMPECFLRNWSKSKKWLLKLFEKVVLDAERTNPSETASKTLLQHLLDNLQGKHLAPNYGLLMLWAAQANAVPVAFWTLAFILSNPTIYKKVMEDLASVFGKAGKDKLEVSEEDLKKIPFIKWCTLEAIRLRSPGAITKKVINPIRIKNFTIPAGDMLMLSPYWLHRNPKYFPDPEMFKPMVCNHGNPAVRCAVPVQV; this comes from the exons aaaaAACTGGAACAGGTGATCCttgaggtcctttccaagcTGTTATTCTATGCTTTTAAG ACACTGGACACACATCTCAGACAG CTGAGAAACCCGAGCTCCCCTCCTTGCATCAGGAGCTGGATCCCTTGGTTTGGAGCTGCGTTTCAGTTCGGGAAAGCTCCTCTGGAGTTTATAGAGCAAGCCAGAAACAAG CATGGACCTGTGTTCACAATATTCGCTCTGGGAAAACGGTTCACTTTTGTGACTGAGGAAGAAGGAACTGaagcattttttaaatctgaagACTTAAATTTTGAACAGGCAGTACAACAAGCTGTCAAGAATGCAG tgtctgtccctgcagaggCATTTTATCAGAACCATGGTAACCTCTACAGCATGATGAAGGGGAAAATGAGTCCCTCTAATCTGCACCTGTTCTCGGGCACTTTGTGTAAGGAGCTCCATGAGCACatggctcacctgggcacagagggcacagGCAACCTCAATGACCTGGTAAG GCATGTCATGTATCCAGCAGTGGTGAACACCCTGTTTGGGAAAGGCGTCTGCCCAACCAGTCAGAGTGAAATCACGGAGTTTGAAGAGCATTTTTGGAAGTATGATGAGGACTTCGAATACGCGTCTCAGATGCCCGAGTGCTTCCTGAG GAACTGGTCAAAATCCAAAAAATGGCTTCTAAAATTATTTGAGAAAGTAGTGTTGGATGCTGAAAGGACCAACCCTTCAGAGACTGCATCCAAG acaCTTCTACAACATCTCCTGGATAATTTGCAAGGAAAACATCTAGCTCCCAATTATGGTCTCCTGATGCTCTGGGCTGCCCAAGCAAATGCTGTCCCC GTTGCATTTTGGACCCTTGCTTTCATACTCTCTAATCCTACCATTTACAAGAAAGTCATGGAAGACTTGGCTTCTGTTTTTGGCAAAGCAG GTAAAGATAAACTGGAAGTCTCTGAGGAGGACCTGAAGAAGATCCCTTTCATTAAATGGTGCACTTTGGAAGCCATACGGCTGAGGTCTCCAGGTGCAATCACCAAGAAAGTCATAAACCCAATTAGAATTAAG aaTTTCACCATCCCTGCAGGTGACATGCTGATGTTGTCACCATATTGGTTGCACCGGaatccaaaatattttcctgaccCAGAAATGTTCAAACCT ATGGTTTGCAATCATGGAAATCCAGCTGTTCGTTGTGCTGTTCCTGTACAAGTATGA
- the CYP39A1 gene encoding 24-hydroxycholesterol 7-alpha-hydroxylase isoform X2 has product MTDAPAPFSLLAEDHLPQSAGSISLMQPRVLLNAEKKLEQVILEVLSKLLFYAFKLRNPSSPPCIRSWIPWFGAAFQFGKAPLEFIEQARNKHGPVFTIFALGKRFTFVTEEEGTEAFFKSEDLNFEQAVQQAVKNAVSVPAEAFYQNHGNLYSMMKGKMSPSNLHLFSGTLCKELHEHMAHLGTEGTGNLNDLVRHVMYPAVVNTLFGKGVCPTSQSEITEFEEHFWKYDEDFEYASQMPECFLRNWSKSKKWLLKLFEKVVLDAERTNPSETASKTLLQHLLDNLQGKHLAPNYGLLMLWAAQANAVPVAFWTLAFILSNPTIYKKVMEDLASVFGKAGKDKLEVSEEDLKKIPFIKWCTLEAIRLRSPGAITKKVINPIRIKNFTIPAGDMLMLSPYWLHRNPKYFPDPEMFKPDRWKEANLEKNAFLDSFVAFGGGKHQCPGRWFAIMEIQLFVVLFLYKYEFVLLDAVPKESPLHLVGTQQPMAPLGVQYKCRE; this is encoded by the exons aaaaAACTGGAACAGGTGATCCttgaggtcctttccaagcTGTTATTCTATGCTTTTAAG CTGAGAAACCCGAGCTCCCCTCCTTGCATCAGGAGCTGGATCCCTTGGTTTGGAGCTGCGTTTCAGTTCGGGAAAGCTCCTCTGGAGTTTATAGAGCAAGCCAGAAACAAG CATGGACCTGTGTTCACAATATTCGCTCTGGGAAAACGGTTCACTTTTGTGACTGAGGAAGAAGGAACTGaagcattttttaaatctgaagACTTAAATTTTGAACAGGCAGTACAACAAGCTGTCAAGAATGCAG tgtctgtccctgcagaggCATTTTATCAGAACCATGGTAACCTCTACAGCATGATGAAGGGGAAAATGAGTCCCTCTAATCTGCACCTGTTCTCGGGCACTTTGTGTAAGGAGCTCCATGAGCACatggctcacctgggcacagagggcacagGCAACCTCAATGACCTGGTAAG GCATGTCATGTATCCAGCAGTGGTGAACACCCTGTTTGGGAAAGGCGTCTGCCCAACCAGTCAGAGTGAAATCACGGAGTTTGAAGAGCATTTTTGGAAGTATGATGAGGACTTCGAATACGCGTCTCAGATGCCCGAGTGCTTCCTGAG GAACTGGTCAAAATCCAAAAAATGGCTTCTAAAATTATTTGAGAAAGTAGTGTTGGATGCTGAAAGGACCAACCCTTCAGAGACTGCATCCAAG acaCTTCTACAACATCTCCTGGATAATTTGCAAGGAAAACATCTAGCTCCCAATTATGGTCTCCTGATGCTCTGGGCTGCCCAAGCAAATGCTGTCCCC GTTGCATTTTGGACCCTTGCTTTCATACTCTCTAATCCTACCATTTACAAGAAAGTCATGGAAGACTTGGCTTCTGTTTTTGGCAAAGCAG GTAAAGATAAACTGGAAGTCTCTGAGGAGGACCTGAAGAAGATCCCTTTCATTAAATGGTGCACTTTGGAAGCCATACGGCTGAGGTCTCCAGGTGCAATCACCAAGAAAGTCATAAACCCAATTAGAATTAAG aaTTTCACCATCCCTGCAGGTGACATGCTGATGTTGTCACCATATTGGTTGCACCGGaatccaaaatattttcctgaccCAGAAATGTTCAAACCT GATCGTTGGAAAGAGGCAAATTTAGAGAAGAATGCTTTCTTGGACAGCTTTGTGGCATTTGGAGGAGGGAAGCATCAGTGTCCAGGAAG ATGGTTTGCAATCATGGAAATCCAGCTGTTCGTTGTGCTGTTCCTGTACAAGTATGAATTTGTGCTGTTGGATGCAGTGCCAAAGGAG aGCCCTTTACATTTGGTGGGGACACAGCAACCCATGGCACCATTAGGGGTCCAGTATAAATGCCGGGAATGA
- the CYP39A1 gene encoding 24-hydroxycholesterol 7-alpha-hydroxylase isoform X1, whose translation MTDAPAPFSLLAEDHLPQSAGSISLMQPRVLLNAEKKLEQVILEVLSKLLFYAFKTLDTHLRQLRNPSSPPCIRSWIPWFGAAFQFGKAPLEFIEQARNKHGPVFTIFALGKRFTFVTEEEGTEAFFKSEDLNFEQAVQQAVKNAVSVPAEAFYQNHGNLYSMMKGKMSPSNLHLFSGTLCKELHEHMAHLGTEGTGNLNDLVRHVMYPAVVNTLFGKGVCPTSQSEITEFEEHFWKYDEDFEYASQMPECFLRNWSKSKKWLLKLFEKVVLDAERTNPSETASKTLLQHLLDNLQGKHLAPNYGLLMLWAAQANAVPVAFWTLAFILSNPTIYKKVMEDLASVFGKAGKDKLEVSEEDLKKIPFIKWCTLEAIRLRSPGAITKKVINPIRIKNFTIPAGDMLMLSPYWLHRNPKYFPDPEMFKPDRWKEANLEKNAFLDSFVAFGGGKHQCPGRWFAIMEIQLFVVLFLYKYEFVLLDAVPKESPLHLVGTQQPMAPLGVQYKCRE comes from the exons aaaaAACTGGAACAGGTGATCCttgaggtcctttccaagcTGTTATTCTATGCTTTTAAG ACACTGGACACACATCTCAGACAG CTGAGAAACCCGAGCTCCCCTCCTTGCATCAGGAGCTGGATCCCTTGGTTTGGAGCTGCGTTTCAGTTCGGGAAAGCTCCTCTGGAGTTTATAGAGCAAGCCAGAAACAAG CATGGACCTGTGTTCACAATATTCGCTCTGGGAAAACGGTTCACTTTTGTGACTGAGGAAGAAGGAACTGaagcattttttaaatctgaagACTTAAATTTTGAACAGGCAGTACAACAAGCTGTCAAGAATGCAG tgtctgtccctgcagaggCATTTTATCAGAACCATGGTAACCTCTACAGCATGATGAAGGGGAAAATGAGTCCCTCTAATCTGCACCTGTTCTCGGGCACTTTGTGTAAGGAGCTCCATGAGCACatggctcacctgggcacagagggcacagGCAACCTCAATGACCTGGTAAG GCATGTCATGTATCCAGCAGTGGTGAACACCCTGTTTGGGAAAGGCGTCTGCCCAACCAGTCAGAGTGAAATCACGGAGTTTGAAGAGCATTTTTGGAAGTATGATGAGGACTTCGAATACGCGTCTCAGATGCCCGAGTGCTTCCTGAG GAACTGGTCAAAATCCAAAAAATGGCTTCTAAAATTATTTGAGAAAGTAGTGTTGGATGCTGAAAGGACCAACCCTTCAGAGACTGCATCCAAG acaCTTCTACAACATCTCCTGGATAATTTGCAAGGAAAACATCTAGCTCCCAATTATGGTCTCCTGATGCTCTGGGCTGCCCAAGCAAATGCTGTCCCC GTTGCATTTTGGACCCTTGCTTTCATACTCTCTAATCCTACCATTTACAAGAAAGTCATGGAAGACTTGGCTTCTGTTTTTGGCAAAGCAG GTAAAGATAAACTGGAAGTCTCTGAGGAGGACCTGAAGAAGATCCCTTTCATTAAATGGTGCACTTTGGAAGCCATACGGCTGAGGTCTCCAGGTGCAATCACCAAGAAAGTCATAAACCCAATTAGAATTAAG aaTTTCACCATCCCTGCAGGTGACATGCTGATGTTGTCACCATATTGGTTGCACCGGaatccaaaatattttcctgaccCAGAAATGTTCAAACCT GATCGTTGGAAAGAGGCAAATTTAGAGAAGAATGCTTTCTTGGACAGCTTTGTGGCATTTGGAGGAGGGAAGCATCAGTGTCCAGGAAG ATGGTTTGCAATCATGGAAATCCAGCTGTTCGTTGTGCTGTTCCTGTACAAGTATGAATTTGTGCTGTTGGATGCAGTGCCAAAGGAG aGCCCTTTACATTTGGTGGGGACACAGCAACCCATGGCACCATTAGGGGTCCAGTATAAATGCCGGGAATGA